In one Fluviispira vulneris genomic region, the following are encoded:
- a CDS encoding GspE/PulE family protein, with amino-acid sequence MPTKTSEKENIVNLEDILSKITLKKSVEEYPELLNKNKTFEDILIEKFRVTQKQIDEALEEQATNNIHIGDILVESDVLQETDKAKALAIFLNLEYQEHFPYNEINPKIIRNLNISFCLQHMILPIAEDDLNVTVAVSNPLDTISIDDLRVILNKNIKRIVAPRDFIEGAINNVFERQELADQGKGLTADDDIGGIEGLDVAHNLLQDNEEAPVRKEVTAIIRRSITEKASDIHIEPFEDRVSVRFRIDGRLREVRVIPKKYQSSVTTRIKILAKLNIAESRLPQDGRITLKVGTREIDVRVSTLPIKFGERIVLRILDKSGGMPDLDDIGMPKMLLKNFKTIINQKHGIVLVTGPTGSGKTTTLASALMSINKPDVSIITVEDPVEIQLPGVSQVEVNEKAGLTFAAALRSILRQNPNIILIGEIRDSETAQIAVQASITGHLVLSTLHTNDTAASVTRLVDFGIEPFQITTAVVGILAVRLVRKVCQTCRVQTVHTAEELGLLGLSAKQTEGKVFYKAKENGCQACKSSGYSGRIGIYELLVFDEHIRNFVLKSSDGASLKRMCVQRGMKTLRDSAQERFLKGETTLEEALFATQTESDNEVS; translated from the coding sequence ATGCCTACAAAGACATCCGAAAAAGAAAATATTGTTAACTTAGAGGATATTCTTTCAAAAATTACATTAAAAAAGAGTGTTGAAGAGTATCCTGAACTTTTAAATAAAAATAAAACGTTTGAAGATATTTTAATTGAAAAATTTCGTGTCACACAAAAACAAATTGATGAAGCTCTTGAAGAACAAGCAACAAATAATATTCATATTGGTGATATTTTAGTTGAAAGCGATGTTTTACAAGAAACAGATAAAGCCAAAGCTCTTGCTATTTTTCTCAATTTAGAATATCAAGAACATTTCCCTTATAACGAAATCAATCCAAAAATTATTCGCAATTTAAATATTAGTTTTTGTTTACAGCACATGATTTTACCAATTGCAGAAGACGATCTTAACGTAACAGTTGCTGTATCCAATCCACTTGATACAATTAGCATTGACGATCTCAGAGTTATTTTAAATAAAAACATAAAAAGAATAGTCGCTCCTCGTGATTTTATCGAAGGAGCAATTAACAATGTTTTTGAGCGCCAAGAACTTGCAGATCAAGGTAAAGGGCTGACTGCTGATGATGATATTGGTGGAATTGAAGGTCTCGATGTTGCACATAATCTTTTACAAGACAATGAAGAAGCGCCTGTACGCAAAGAAGTTACAGCAATCATTCGTCGCAGTATCACTGAAAAAGCATCCGATATTCACATAGAACCATTTGAAGATCGTGTTTCCGTGCGTTTTCGTATTGATGGACGTCTGCGTGAAGTGAGAGTGATTCCTAAAAAATATCAATCAAGCGTCACGACACGTATTAAAATTCTAGCAAAATTAAACATTGCTGAAAGCCGCTTACCTCAGGATGGACGCATCACTCTAAAAGTAGGAACTCGAGAAATCGATGTGCGCGTTAGCACTCTTCCTATTAAATTTGGTGAACGCATAGTTTTACGTATTCTCGATAAGTCGGGTGGTATGCCGGATCTTGATGACATAGGTATGCCCAAAATGCTCTTGAAAAACTTCAAGACCATTATCAATCAAAAACACGGAATTGTGCTCGTCACAGGCCCAACAGGTTCAGGTAAAACCACAACTCTTGCTTCTGCTCTCATGTCGATTAATAAACCCGATGTGAGTATCATAACTGTTGAAGACCCTGTCGAAATTCAACTTCCTGGTGTGAGCCAAGTAGAAGTCAACGAAAAAGCAGGACTTACTTTTGCAGCCGCTTTGCGTTCTATCCTCAGACAAAACCCGAATATCATTTTAATTGGTGAAATTCGTGACTCAGAAACGGCGCAGATTGCTGTGCAGGCATCGATTACTGGTCACCTTGTGTTAAGCACATTGCACACCAATGACACCGCTGCATCGGTCACACGCCTTGTCGACTTTGGTATTGAACCTTTCCAAATCACAACAGCTGTTGTTGGTATTCTAGCTGTGCGTTTGGTGCGAAAAGTCTGCCAAACCTGCCGCGTTCAAACCGTCCACACAGCGGAAGAACTTGGATTGTTGGGTTTGAGTGCGAAGCAAACAGAAGGTAAGGTCTTCTATAAAGCGAAAGAAAACGGATGCCAAGCATGTAAATCATCAGGTTATTCTGGCCGGATAGGAATATACGAATTGCTCGTTTTCGATGAACACATTCGTAATTTCGTACTGAAAAGTTCGGACGGTGCTAGTTTAAAAAGAATGTGTGTTCAGCGTGGTATGAAGACACTTAGAGATTCTGCGCAAGAAAGATTTCTCAAAGGAGAAACAACTCTTGAAGAAGCTCTTTTTGCCACTCAAACCGAAAGCGATAACGAGGTATCATAG
- the gspD gene encoding type II secretion system secretin GspD, which translates to MNQILKKRTENKSFLRIGYNRKINFSLMTTVASLVFNSAVVAQTPPIPPLPPSPPKDLNKSSNQPASPANVDPKNPQPNKAPNQPTLPSNGNAKDSQTNKAPNQAKFPSPQTGVQTQPQPPISSPHIQDKQKDSAANSAKSQDKNKKVNPADEIPHGKELVSIDFPNGANLSDIIKTIGLWTGKNFVLAQGVAGSSRISIISPEPVTKEEAYQAFLSALNISGFTTVETGSVVKILPIANAKSSNIKTYYGENWSPSTDEIINQVVPLKYIDANSVINQLRPLLGITQYAAFTTTNSLILTDTGNRIRRILEVIKLLDSKTNQPLVSIVPINYMDAKDAVAKVNDIFGNRNGPSLSLQKVLADERTNSIILVGPANGLDDIVRFVQRIDKPAVDQNSQTMVRVRPLDYADAEKLAQTLQALTQNTRPQNSPFRPAYFQPPPPPSPGAPSSGPQPQPQAVADLNGVKVTADKATNSLVIQGSKSAYDELDGIIAQLDKRRAQVYVEASIVDMAVGNDFNWRPSTLGGATVSDGRYIMPFGFNAAQAAPFVVQQTNTTTNIDALKGAGNQFMLGILSNKSINLGPFTLTPGALLFALKQDSNTNILQTPSMMVSDNETANFQSNQQYSTVTNTSNPNGQGTIQSVNKYDVTTSLKITPQISRTDFVSMKINLQLDDAGPAGENGYPNPISKRSAESTLIVQNSQTAVLGGITQDSHKITEAKVPLLGDIPILGWLFKTINKVKRKTSLTLFVTPHIVRNSDDLEKIYSEKIKDRDLFLKAFYGDKFKEEEFYSKLPSEDAGKAPIAPPKTEEQIESEKNQTFEPAPVTKRVILPSEDPNPINAPSSNSGTSGGGFGFPSPPPPPPPPPYQ; encoded by the coding sequence ATGAATCAGATATTGAAAAAAAGAACAGAAAATAAAAGCTTTTTAAGGATAGGATACAATAGGAAAATTAATTTTAGTTTAATGACAACTGTTGCGAGTCTTGTTTTCAATAGTGCTGTTGTTGCTCAAACGCCTCCTATTCCTCCTTTACCACCCTCTCCTCCGAAAGATCTCAATAAATCTTCGAATCAACCAGCTAGTCCTGCGAATGTTGACCCGAAAAATCCGCAGCCCAACAAAGCACCCAATCAACCCACTTTGCCCTCTAACGGCAATGCTAAAGATTCTCAAACAAATAAAGCACCAAACCAAGCAAAATTTCCAAGTCCCCAAACAGGTGTACAAACTCAGCCGCAACCACCCATTTCATCACCACATATTCAGGATAAACAAAAGGATAGCGCAGCAAATTCAGCAAAATCCCAAGATAAAAATAAAAAAGTCAATCCAGCTGATGAAATTCCTCATGGCAAAGAGCTCGTAAGTATCGACTTTCCAAATGGGGCAAATTTAAGCGATATTATAAAAACAATTGGTCTATGGACAGGCAAAAACTTCGTCCTTGCGCAAGGAGTTGCTGGCTCTTCAAGAATTTCTATTATTTCACCAGAACCAGTGACAAAAGAAGAAGCATACCAAGCATTTTTAAGTGCTCTTAATATTTCTGGTTTCACTACAGTGGAAACAGGATCTGTTGTCAAAATACTTCCGATTGCCAATGCTAAATCTTCTAACATAAAAACGTATTATGGGGAAAACTGGTCACCTTCAACCGACGAAATTATCAATCAAGTTGTTCCTCTCAAATACATCGATGCCAACAGTGTGATCAACCAACTCAGACCTCTGCTTGGCATTACGCAATACGCAGCTTTCACTACAACGAATTCGCTCATTCTTACTGACACAGGCAATCGTATTCGACGTATTCTCGAAGTGATCAAATTATTAGATTCAAAAACCAACCAACCTCTGGTTTCTATTGTACCTATTAATTACATGGATGCCAAAGACGCTGTAGCAAAAGTCAACGATATTTTTGGTAATCGCAACGGTCCTTCTTTAAGTTTGCAAAAGGTTCTTGCCGACGAAAGAACGAACTCGATAATCCTCGTTGGTCCAGCAAACGGCCTGGACGATATTGTACGTTTTGTTCAACGCATAGACAAACCTGCAGTTGATCAAAACTCACAAACTATGGTGCGTGTACGACCTCTCGACTATGCCGATGCAGAAAAACTTGCTCAAACATTACAAGCGTTGACCCAAAACACACGCCCGCAAAATTCTCCGTTTCGTCCAGCTTATTTTCAACCACCACCACCACCTTCTCCAGGCGCCCCCAGCTCAGGACCTCAACCACAACCTCAAGCTGTTGCCGATTTAAACGGTGTGAAAGTTACGGCGGACAAGGCAACAAATTCACTTGTTATTCAAGGCAGTAAATCCGCCTATGACGAACTCGATGGAATCATTGCCCAGCTGGATAAACGCAGAGCACAGGTTTATGTTGAAGCTAGTATAGTTGATATGGCAGTTGGAAATGATTTTAATTGGAGACCTTCAACTCTAGGTGGAGCTACTGTAAGTGATGGCAGATATATAATGCCCTTTGGCTTTAATGCTGCTCAAGCGGCTCCATTTGTCGTACAACAAACAAATACAACAACAAATATAGACGCCTTAAAAGGAGCAGGAAATCAATTCATGCTCGGAATTCTAAGTAATAAATCAATAAATCTTGGACCATTCACTTTAACTCCTGGCGCCCTTTTGTTTGCTTTAAAACAAGACTCCAATACCAATATTTTACAAACACCAAGTATGATGGTTTCAGACAACGAAACAGCAAACTTTCAGTCTAACCAGCAATATAGCACTGTCACAAATACCTCGAATCCGAATGGCCAAGGTACAATTCAATCAGTGAACAAATATGATGTAACAACTTCATTAAAAATCACTCCGCAAATATCGCGCACTGATTTTGTCTCAATGAAGATCAATTTACAGCTTGATGATGCTGGTCCTGCTGGAGAAAATGGATATCCAAATCCCATTAGCAAACGCTCTGCAGAATCCACACTCATTGTGCAAAACTCTCAAACTGCAGTCTTAGGTGGAATCACGCAAGACAGCCATAAAATTACTGAAGCAAAAGTTCCATTACTTGGTGATATCCCCATTTTAGGTTGGCTCTTTAAAACAATCAACAAAGTGAAAAGAAAAACAAGTCTCACATTATTTGTCACACCTCATATTGTCCGTAACTCTGATGATCTTGAAAAAATTTATTCAGAAAAAATCAAAGACAGAGATTTATTTTTAAAAGCTTTTTATGGTGATAAATTTAAAGAAGAAGAGTTTTATTCTAAACTTCCTAGCGAAGATGCAGGAAAAGCACCTATAGCTCCACCAAAAACAGAAGAGCAAATTGAAAGTGAGAAAAATCAAACTTTCGAACCTGCACCTGTTACAAAAAGAGTTATTTTACCAAGTGAAGATCCAAACCCAATCAACGCACCTTCTTCAAATTCAGGTACAAGCGGGGGAGGCTTTGGCTTTCCTTCACCACCACCTCCACCACCACCACCTCCATACCAATAA
- a CDS encoding PDZ domain-containing protein: MKSFVAKFKHRIFSSDLVIPPAEKVVPYVYSIVGISFALGVVTTFTGLSQSKNSKNTQQTEINNTDTLTETQTVDSILKRNLFNVTGAIPDAEDNGQLVCSQNPIKSDLQYKIAGIIFGGTSETSIVQLENSGSTDNKKSNSFVIGDKLPMGGRLTGIQKNRILITNKNCPEYIDLVYPTPPKSRESRVSQSNNGSSYKENGFERNGNVSTASKQWVNNILTNNFAKTLEDAKASPYLVGGQVKGFILTNITPNSVYAKLGLQNGDIVNSINNIQLNDAARAIQTLNSMRNENTIVLQILRSGKQTELKANIQ, from the coding sequence ATGAAGAGTTTTGTAGCAAAATTCAAACATAGGATATTCTCGTCAGACTTAGTCATTCCGCCCGCAGAAAAAGTAGTGCCCTATGTCTATTCAATCGTCGGCATTTCCTTTGCTTTGGGAGTTGTCACTACGTTCACGGGGCTTTCTCAATCCAAAAACAGTAAAAATACTCAGCAGACAGAAATAAATAACACTGATACCTTAACCGAAACTCAAACAGTAGATTCCATTCTTAAAAGAAATTTATTTAATGTAACAGGTGCTATTCCTGATGCAGAAGACAATGGACAACTTGTCTGTTCACAGAATCCAATTAAATCCGATCTCCAGTACAAAATTGCAGGCATCATTTTTGGTGGTACTTCGGAAACAAGTATAGTTCAACTCGAAAACTCAGGCTCCACCGATAATAAAAAAAGTAACAGTTTTGTCATTGGTGACAAGCTGCCGATGGGTGGAAGATTAACCGGAATTCAAAAAAATAGAATTTTAATTACCAATAAAAATTGTCCTGAGTATATTGATTTAGTATATCCAACTCCACCAAAAAGTAGAGAATCAAGAGTATCGCAAAGTAACAATGGATCATCTTATAAGGAAAATGGTTTTGAACGAAATGGCAATGTTTCAACAGCTTCAAAACAATGGGTAAATAATATTTTGACAAATAATTTTGCTAAGACTCTTGAGGATGCAAAAGCTTCACCTTATCTCGTCGGAGGCCAAGTTAAAGGATTTATTTTAACAAATATTACTCCCAATAGTGTTTATGCAAAGTTAGGTTTGCAAAATGGTGATATTGTCAATTCAATTAACAATATTCAATTGAATGATGCCGCACGCGCCATTCAAACACTTAACTCAATGAGAAATGAAAACACAATCGTATTGCAAATATTAAGAAGTGGTAAACAAACGGAGTTAAAGGCGAATATACAATAA